The genomic region CCGCGAGTCGAGACTGGGCAGAGTTTGAGACAGAGGCCGCGCTCTCAGATGGCTGAgccggcgcattgctgtaacGTATGTGTTTATCGCTGCTTTGCACCACACGAGGTGgtgggcctgtggcaggcctgggaggggaggggagtcgAATCGACCTTGTGTTGTATGGCAGAGAGCGGACGCGCTAGAAAACAAAAAGTTGCATAACAAACGCATAGTCTTGCatgtggggggggggggatgtACCGATGttcgcctcttctctccgaAAGCCAACGTTTTGTGCTTTCCCACATGCCCAAGTacgtgtttgtgtttgtgcgtgccGGTCTGTCACACAGCCTCAGCTACCGCAACTCTAAAAGTGCTCACTGCTTCTCCCTTCTTTCCATACCCTCGCCGTTGTGCGCTGGCTGGCGGAATCTGGGTACTCCTGTGGGCGtcgagagaggaagggggacgACTTGTCGGGCAAAAATGAAAAGCTGCGACAGCTCCGTCCTCACCCGTACTCgggcccctcctccctctcctcctaACGCGCATAGCTCCGCACCGGAAATGTACGCCATGAGGGCTCCTCCTGGTGTTGCTTCTGCTCTTGCCGCCGGCGACACCGCTCCTGAGGCCCAACTCGCTACCTTGTACTAGTACGTGTGTTCCCCATCTACCTTtactctctcgctcttcttcctccttgTGGGCTATCCTTCCTTTCGGCGGTGCGACAGAGAACGCGCTACCGACGTGAGCACAATACGCACATTGAAGCGCTGCGTGACTGGTGAAGGCCTgtcctttttctctctcccactcCCTTTCCCGCCTTTCTCaaacgcgcacgcacatctGCCGAGTCTCGCAACCGTCAGCACCACTGCCGTCGTTGAAGGGATTTCTTTGATTTCATTTGGGTTACTGTTTTCCTTTTATTCTTCCACGTGTCTCCGCTCCATTGCAAGTGCACTGCCGTGCAGCATTGTatcctcccccctcctccacgaaACGTGCCTCTgctcgcccacccaccccaaGCTGTCCCTCAACTCCTTTCGAGCTTATAAACGCACAGTCTCGTCACATAAGCGCAGATACATACGCACAGGGGTGCAGGTACAAGATGGACCCCTCGGCCTTCGGAATGATGGCTGGCCGCGGCATGGGCCGCCAGACTGAGGTGCGCGATGCCCGCGACACTGCGGAAACGATTCAGATTTCGTCTATCGCGCTGCTGAAGATGCTCATTCACGGTCGCGCCGGCGTGCCGCTGGAGGTGATGGGCCTCATGATTGGCGAGGAGATCGACGACTATACGATTCGTGTGGCGGATGTCTTCTCGATGCCGCAGACCGCCACGGGTCAGTCCGTCGAGGCGGTCGACCCGGAGTACCAGGTGCACATGCTGGACAAGCTGAAACTGGTCGGTCGTCACGAGAACGTCGTGGGGTGGTACCACAGCCATCCCGGATTTGGCTGCTGGCTGTCCTCGGAGGATGTGATGACAGCCGCCGGCTACGAGAATCTGACCCCGCGCAGCGTGTCGGTCGTGGTGGACCCCATCCAGTCGGTGCGCGGCAAGGTGGTGATTGACGCCTTCCGCACTATCCCCCAGGAAATTATGGCTATGCGGGCAATGGGTGAGTACGTGGAGCCGCGTCAGGTGACGTCGAACATCGGATTTCTGTCCAAGCCGTCGGCTGTGGCCCTCTCCCACAATCTCAACCGCCAGTACTACAACCTGCCTGTCACCTTCCGTAAGAAGAACCACGagttgcggctgctgctgaacgtGTACCGCAAGGGCTGGCAGGAGGGCTTCAAGttggagaaggcgaaggtgTACCAGCGGGAGACCCGCACGAGCATTCGCGAGCTTATCTCCCTCTCAAAGCAGGCGGAGAAGTACATAACGCAAGGACGCGACGAGGACGATCTCGGCAACGTCGGTCAGATCAACGCCATGTCCCACCTGCAGATGGAGGCGGAAAACGTCATCCACCGCAACCTCAACCAATCCATCGGCGCCATGATCAACGCAGTGGTGTTCTGATATTTTAttttccctcttctcttggACTTCGTTCTTTCCTGTTGCTGTCATTGCGGCCTTGCGCGACGGGATGCAATCattgtctgtgtgtgtgtgtgtgtgtgtgtgtgtgtgtgtgtgtgcataccTGGTACCTTGTGGAGCCAAGTATATCCCTGTGAGTATGAGTGTGCGTATAGGGCGATGTCTACTGCCGACGTGTGAGAGAGCATGCGGTCCGCTTTTTTCTTGTCTGTGTACGAAATGCAAAGGCAAAAAAACTATCGGCATATATAGATTTGAGCGTGCCATGAGGTCACCAATGACCCTCAACAGATGTGACAGCGAGTGCGACCATAATGGAAGAAAAGAACGCCAGCATCTCTCAAGACCTGATAtttcttccttttctgtCGTTTTTCGTCTCGGTTTCTGGCTTGCTGCGAAGTGCTCAGAAAGGGACGTTGCAGAACTGATGTCGAAGCCGCACCCGGGGTCGAGAACagagagcagctgcagtcaTGGAAAAGACAGCGTCCGCGTTCTCCCTCGTCCCCACCGAAACACCCCTGTTCTCCCCATCTTTCCCTACCACTCCTTTCTGCCCCTCTAtctctgcctttctctcGCCAGCAGGCATACATTATTTTTTTCCCCGTCGCACGATCGGCTTTCCTTCGCTCTCCCGCACCTCCACTCTGATGGCGAACGAACGAAAAGGCCCCTCAGCAGCCTCGTCCCTTCCCAGCGTTTgtctttccccctccccaacgTACTCTCTCgcacctcttctcctcctttgcCTCTTCCTGTCGCTGGCGACATCGCCACTGCTTCACTGTGCAGCTCTCCATCTACcacctcaccctcccccttccaggggtggggggcccctcttctcccctttttctttgtggTGGTTTTCTCTCACACATTCATTGGCGGAAAAGAAAAGCCTCAGCCTACCATAAGCCCATTCTGTCTgtctcacctcctcctccgtggcTTCTTTTTCCCTCACTGCTGGTTTCGTgtgaagtgtgtgtgtgtgtcgtctCTTTTCTGTCGTTCTTCCCCACCCGAGGTCATGATAAGAAACCAGCAGGAGATGCTGGCCACGTTGCGTCAAATAGCGAGGCTCGTGAGCGCTCCTTACTCAACGTACCTCGTACTGCTACCCGTCGCTAAACAACGCAGCAGAGCTCCGCTGCGTCGGTGCGTATATTTTTTTCCTTGTGGTGGCTGCTCTGTTCTCTTATCAGCCCGTCTTGGTCATCTGCTTTTGCTCTCATCTTTTTTTCGAGTGTTGTTCCTGGCCTGAGCGGTGACTTTCCCGACATTCGTGACGAAGGGAAATTCTGGTGAACAAGCAGAGCTGAAACGGGCTTGAAAGGGGTTCATTAATGCACATCCTTTACTACCTGTGCTCACCTTTAGCTCTCTCACATGCTCATTCCGTCCCCTCAGATAGCCGCATGGCTCGCTTTCCTTTCCACGTTAATCTTTGTTGTTTACGGGGCCGCCTACCGCGCCCGCATTCACCTCGAgttggagggggggggccttCCCTACCACTTCGTGTGTAGAGCTGGCACGCCAAAAGCCAGAACAAGCTGCCAAACGTCCAGAGGTGCTCTGCGGGGCATTCAAGGGTGTGTGCACAGCTGTCTTCCGATGACCAGGTGAAACCCCCAACGCCATTTttttctccccccccacccccaccctccctgTGTGCATGTTGGGgggtatgtgtgtatgcctACCCTCTCGAACCCCTCTTTCACTCtttccttcccccttcctcaTTTCCGCTGAGAAGCCTCCCACGAAAATTCGCTCTCACtgcttccctccccctcctcccccggGTCTGCGCCACTGGAGCACCAACTCAGCGGCACACACTCCCCCACTCCTTGCTCCCCTCAACGCCCTTCTTTCCTTTGTCTTTTCGTGCGTTagtgcctctccccctctcgtcTCTGCATTGTTCGCACTAGAGGCGCAGACGTTTTTTGTTCTCTTGTTTTCGCCGTCCACTGAAGCCCCGTCTGCGGCTTTCTGCCCGCTTCGACGCGGCGCATTTCAGCCCCACGCACTCGCCGTCAGGGCAACGCATGCTCCGTCAATGCCGCCTCCGCTTCGAAAGCCGTCACTTGGGCCGCAGGGCCAGCGCACAttgcgacgcagcagcagcccggcacccccctcctcccggtCACGCTCGCCCTCAACGTCGTCCAACAACTCTGACAATGATTTTGTGTACGTTCTGGGTCACGTCAAGAGCACCGAGGAGGCAGTTGAATGCATCcgtgcggtgcagcagccaAAGGAGAAGCACCAGGGACGGTCCTTGGGCGGCCTCGGGAGCTCTGCCAAGAGTCTTACAGAGCTCGTCACAACCTCGGAAAACAGATACCCTGCATCTCGAAAGATGAAGGGAGAACTGCCGGCGACGATGGAAGAGTTCTACGAGTCTCCGCGCTACACCGTCTCCCTCACTGCTGCCCGGGGAGCCCTCTTCTCTGACGCGCTCTCTGGCTTTCACTCCTACGTAGCATGTGAAGAGGAGCAGTGTGACCAGCTGTGCACCTACGCTACTCAAGGCGGCGCTGtccgcaccagcgccgtcCCGTCCCCCTCGCCTGCCATGACGCAGGAGTGGAACACGACACttgccgcctcctcagcgtTGCCCGCCAAGCCCGCATCCATGGCTGTGAAAGCGACAGGTGTAGTTGAAGAGGGCCACGCGCAGGTCGCGACTCCCGCTTCTGCTCTGCCACCAAACCAAAGAACCGAAAGCGCTGGCGCCCCATCCACCGCTGCAGACCCAAGCATTCCCTCGCCGTCCGCCGTGCCAGGTCCCGCTCACACGTTTCTACAGACCAAGGCTGCTTTCCCGCCGAGTATCGTCGCAGCGGAGGCTGTCAccgcggcagtggcagaAGGAACAGAATCTGGCTCGCCGCGCGTTCCCGCCTCCTACATGTTTCTTGTGCGCAGTCGTGACTCAGAGGTGATGAACCCGGGCTCTTCCTCGGCGCCTGCCGCGACGCCGCACAGCGTTGCCCTTGAGAGCCCGGTGTTTCCATCGTCAAGGGACTCGCGTGCGAGCGGCAGGACAACAATATTTTCCGAGCCGACTCCAGGCTCCGCCACAAATCTTCATGTTGACGCCGctggccctgctgctgcggtagGTAAAGGGGCGAAACCGGTTCCCGCGCCTCTAACCCCGGCCCAAGAGACCGAGCGAGCGGCGAAACTGGAGGCGATGCAGCCGCACGTGCTCCTGCAGAAGGCGAACCACTATCGCGAAAGTGTGCCGGTTGTGTTTCGCTACCGCTACTCCCCAGATTTCGAAGAGACGATTGACGAGAAcaagaagcggcagcagcagctcgatCGCGCGCTGCGCAAACATCACTGGCTCGCCGGCTCCAGTGGTCTCACGCACGCGGAACGGCAAGAAATATCGCGCCGCTTTGCGGACCCGAACGCGCTGGCCCACGAGTGGCTGTACGTTTGGGAGCAGTTTGAGCGTGACATCCCCCGCGAGACCCTCTTGGTCGAAGACACACCCTACCACGACGCTAACATTGCCTTGGCGGCCATCTTGAGCTACGTCGAGTACAGCTACGACAGAAGCCAGCAGCATATGAAGAAGTTGGCCGCTGCCTTGGCAGCTGAACAAAAAGGCGATGCTGCCACTACACCCgcggcgactgcggcggcgtcattAGGCGCTGGCAACTCCAGCTCCGGTCCGGCGTCGAGGAGAAAGACGACCTTGTTGGAGCATTTTTTCTCCGCAGGTACGGCAGCCCTCAAGGGTGCAGTGGTCAAGATGCGGGCGAGCCTGCCGGACTTTGTGGGGGatcctctcctctccgtctccggCTACAACCCTGCGCTCTATCAcgcctcccttctcttccccacTGATCCCAAGGCGCGAAGTGAGAAGATCTTCTCTGCAGTGCGAGAGGTGGTGCTGGCCTCCCAGCAGTCCTTTATGGGGTTCCCGTACCAGCTGTTGTGCGAGCAGGTGGGGATGGAGCGGCTGGGGCTGGCACTGGAAGCACTGGAGAGGGACGAGGCAGAGGTGGGCGACCTGGatgaggagacggaggcggagaaaaCAGCGCGGGTGACTCCGGTGGACGCAACGCACGAAGAAGGGAAGCTGCAGACTTCTGGCAGTGGTGCAACAGCCTCTATCCCACTCAAAAAAacagcagaggcggagcCCGCTGTGAAAGAGATCACCACCTCCATGCACTCATCTCTGCACGGCTCACGTGTGCTGCGCATCTACCATAGTTTTCCCTCCTCGACAAGTGTGACGAACAGGAGCGGAAACGACCATCGACACCGGCAGCACACCGTTCACGCTGTAGACGAGTGGAACGTGTCATCCTCCTCAAGCCGCTCCTCAGACGCGGCTCCCTCTTCACTTTCGCTGAACATCTCGCCGGCAACGACAGCACCACTGCCTCCGCCAGGGGCCTCGGTGGAGTCCACGGAGGAAAAAGAGCAGCCAGCTGCAGTACTGGACGTCCTTCCGGCACACTGCTTGTCAGAGgaagcgcggcgacgcaagGAGACCGTGGCGCGTCTCCGCCGAGagcggcgtcgtcgcagGCCCAAACAACTGCCTCTGTTGGTTGGCGAGCCGCGTCTGCACGAATTCGCTGCCTTTCTCGACATTTTGCGTAGCCGCCTCATTGCCAAGCAGGTGAAGGAAGAGCGGAAAGAGatggagcagcggcaacgtgagcgggtgcagcaggcTGTGAAACGGCAGTGCGAGCAGTGGGGCAGTGCACCAGCGTCTCGGCAGGGATCGCACCCAGGCTCTCGTCAAGCTCCCTCTGCCTCCCGCGACATGATGAAGCAAGCAGAGGATCCTTTAGCGCCGACCGCGCAGCCCGCGGACACCGCTATGGCACCCCGCAAGCTGTTTCACGAAGATGTCGATGGCTCCGCCTATCTGATTCCCACCCGTTCCGCCTCTGCCACAATGGAGCCCCCTTCGCGCTCTCCTCGCTCGCTACTCTCCAGTACTTCGATGCGAGAGGTATCGGTGTCACCCGAAATGCACGGGATGCGTATTCGCCTCTTCTTTGACGACAAGCGCAACGTGCCTGTCGTCGTAGTGAACAAGCTGTTCCGGCTGTTCACAATGCCGGGGCTGCGCGGCTTCACATCCTCCGACGACGACATCACAGAGGCGTTGAACGACAAAACGGCAGCGAAGGCAGCCACGGCCCATCCAAGCGCTTCTGCGCGCAAGTCTGGTGCTGGACGCACAGGCAGTTCGGAGAAGagcctgctcctcctcattCAAGTTCAGTTTTCGCTCTTTTTGCAGGAAGATGCGGAGGTCAGGTGGAAATGGTGGAAGCTGTAGGAAAggggcgcggcggtgggcaccTGAGCCCCTGTTCTCCTTCACTCATGTTCGACTCTCAAAAGGGTTGTCGCCCATGTATCGtctccacacacacccagCTCCTGAGGACCTTTTGTACGGATATGTGTGTTCATGAACACAGCTATTGACCTTGCAGAGGTGCTTGCTGCCCCGGCCtgtcctcttccccctcccagcccccccctccgccgcgccatTCGTATCACGTTTATGGAGGGAGAACACCCTTTTGAGTTCTCCGGCACTGAAGTGTCAGCCGTGGGTCATGGTGTGTTTGAATGCGCGGAGCTTCGGATGTGCCTCGTGTTTGCTGGTGTGCACCACGTCATCTGGACGCGGACGCCTGTGCTTGACCTctcgcttccctctcctcccacACCCCCTCTCGCTAAGGAAGGTAGCATTTTTGTGGGCCACCGGATGCATTTTGTGCTCGTGCCTGCTTTGTTCTCATTTCAACCGCGTGGAGGAGTTTCCATGGGCGCAGAATATACAAACCGAATCGCCTTAGGCAAAGTGGTGCCGTGGAGATACTCTCATGGGCACTggcccacgcacgcaccactGACGCGCATATGCGCCCGAGCTCGGCCACGCAGACGGCGATGATGGCAAGAATTTCTGCGTCTGTCCATCGAGCACTTCCtccgtttctctctcgctgcatACCGCTGCACTCATCTTTAAATGGGGGGAATACGCGAACGTACGTTTTGTGTGCTCAAGCCTGCCGCCCGCCTCCTCACCGTCACTTGCCCTCCCCCATCTCCCAAACCTTATTACGCTGATGTCCTCTCACGGGCCCTCCCTCAACACctacacacgcgcgcacactgGCATGTATGTGTCTTGTTTGCGGTCCTCACATTTGTCTGCTCGGTATCAACGAGCCGAAATACCGCATCCACACGGAGAGCGTAGTGAAGTACCTCATAGCTCCCTCGCAGACCTGCCTCAACACTAAATCCTAGGCGCACAAAGCGGGCCAAAGCCCACAGGGTGTCTCTACGATTATCGATCACATCCCCCCTTTTCCCTTACCGCTACTCCCAGGTGTAACCTCTTCTTTTCCTggttgttttcttttgtcgGGTGTCTGTTTATTATCTCTTTCAGGGTGGTGGTAGGCAAGGACCTACCTGTTGCttgtggcggcagcgtggaGTTGCGTGGGTGTGGCGCCACTCGTTAACGAGGCCAGCGCGTGCatttctctgtgtgcgtgtgcatgcaaGCGAGACTGTCAAGAACAAAACGAAAGGGAAAGGTGTTGTGTGCAGTGCGGTTTCTTGCTCTTTATTTTCTTGTGCTCTGTCTCGACATATttagatatatatatatatatatatacgttCCACCAAGACACAGTGAAGACGCACAACAGTCCCTTGACAACAGACGAagtggagaaggcggcgaaATTTGCCTCCCGTGGTAAAGCCGGACAGACTCTGACAAGCACAAACCAAAAAGGGGGCATCCCATTAGATCCTTTGCTCCGGTGCTGTCGTGGCGTTCGTGCAGGTGTCTCTTGTCTTTCGAAGCGCATGCTTCAGCAACAACCGTCTCTGTCTATTTTGCTCCGTTCTTGTTGTTTTTGTCATTTATCCCGTTGCCGTACTcctgccctctccctctctcttctgtgGACTTGTCTTTGCGAattgtgtgtgtttttttgttgttgtgcgcATGGTACTGcactgtgtgtatgtgtatgtgtgtgtgtgtgtatgtgtgtgtatgtgtatgtgtgtctttATCactttgttttctttctttgTGGCTTTCCTGTCCGCTTTCCTTTTCAACTCTTCTTTTTTTCattgggaggggggaagggtgcCGTCACTACTCCCCTCCTGGGcgctctcctttctctctcccccttgcCGTTTGGTCGTGCTGCCAACTTCACTGTGAGGGAGTTTCCGTGACAACTCAGAGTAGGTAACGAGGTGCGCGTCGCTTTCCTCAGGCTCTGCTTCTGACACGCATCTACCTCTCCGCAttcccgtgtgtgtgtggtgtgtgcttCACCACAGAGAAACATAAAGGagcggaggagcggcagaaTGGGAAAGGCGCCTGCCatgtccagcagcaccttgACGGGCGTTGAAGGGAAAGCGTCGCGGAGTCGCTCCACCTTTCTCGTGCATGGTGTGCTGCGGCGTATCCCGGGATACGCCTTCTTTCTGATTCACCTGTGCTTTCTTCACATTCTGTGGGGGCAACTGGTGGACCAATTCTTCAACGCGACGATCACTTTCACGAGTGCCAACGTCACCAAAACCGACATGGCCAAGGAAGCATTCATTCGTGTATGTAACAGGATTTGTCGGTCAGTAGACCAGACACTGCTACATGGACTAGTGGATGTATTGAAGACGAAGGGCGGCACGGGTGCGATGGGCGCGCTTGCGGCGTCACGAGAATTTGTTGCCTTTTTGTGGAAGTCTCCATCTAGCATGGTGCTCTTCTTCGGGCTCGCATTCATCTGTCTCAACAGTGTACTCGCTGCGTTGCGGCTCTTCACCGGTTTCCTCAGCAGCCTCACAGCGCTGTGTCGGAGTCGACGGCAGCTGGAGCGGGGTGGCTCGCGGAAGCCAGTGCCACTGCACATCACCGTGCGGTATGGCAACGGGTATGACAGCATGCTTCGTTTCGCTCTGGCTGCTGTCGAGCTGGCCTGGTTCATGAGCTACCCCGTGTTGAACTCGACAGAAGCCGCGAAGAGCGCTACGGGCAAGACGCGTCGCGTCCCTGGGGCGACGGAGCCGACGTACGCTTCTCTGCGCCAACTGCAGGTGCGTCACCAAGCCATCGCCAGCTTCCAAATCGAGGCTtcgctgcttctccctccGCAGCTGTTCGACTCAACAGCCGACGCTATCGCCGCTGGCGCGTTTGTGATCATATTCGTGAAGGTGGTACTGGGAGTTGTAGTAGCGCTggatgcgc from Leishmania major strain Friedlin complete genome, chromosome 34 harbors:
- a CDS encoding 19S proteasome regulatory subunit,Metallo-peptidase, Clan MP, Family M67; its protein translation is MDPSAFGMMAGRGMGRQTEVRDARDTAETIQISSIALLKMLIHGRAGVPLEVMGLMIGEEIDDYTIRVADVFSMPQTATGQSVEAVDPEYQVHMLDKLKLVGRHENVVGWYHSHPGFGCWLSSEDVMTAAGYENLTPRSVSVVVDPIQSVRGKVVIDAFRTIPQEIMAMRAMGEYVEPRQVTSNIGFLSKPSAVALSHNLNRQYYNLPVTFRKKNHELRLLLNVYRKGWQEGFKLEKAKVYQRETRTSIRELISLSKQAEKYITQGRDEDDLGNVGQINAMSHLQMEAENVIHRNLNQSIGAMINAVVF